One window of the Allorhizobium ampelinum S4 genome contains the following:
- a CDS encoding septation protein A, whose amino-acid sequence MTAGNADQQPSAAEQHHPLLKLALELGPLLVFFFGNLRGEWLAAHFPALTAIGGPLLIATALFMVATVVALVVSKIVFKHLPVMPFVSGVVVLVFGSLSIWLQDDTFIKMKPTIVNALFGLVLLGGLLFGKSLLGYVFNAAFQLDDEGWRKLTLRWGIFFLFLSVLNEVVWRNFTNDVWVNFKVWGTMPITILFTLAQMPLIMRHSLENKAEEGGK is encoded by the coding sequence ATGACAGCAGGAAACGCAGACCAGCAACCAAGTGCGGCAGAACAGCATCACCCCTTGCTGAAGCTGGCTTTGGAGCTTGGGCCTCTGCTGGTGTTCTTCTTCGGCAATCTGCGCGGCGAATGGCTGGCGGCGCATTTTCCGGCCCTGACCGCCATCGGCGGGCCGCTGCTGATTGCGACGGCGCTGTTCATGGTCGCCACCGTGGTGGCGCTGGTCGTGTCCAAAATCGTCTTCAAGCATTTGCCGGTCATGCCTTTTGTGTCCGGCGTGGTGGTGCTGGTGTTCGGATCGCTGTCGATTTGGCTCCAGGACGACACATTCATCAAGATGAAGCCGACCATCGTCAATGCACTGTTCGGCCTGGTGCTGCTTGGTGGATTACTGTTTGGCAAATCCTTGCTCGGCTATGTCTTCAACGCCGCCTTTCAACTCGATGACGAGGGCTGGCGCAAGTTGACCCTGCGATGGGGTATTTTCTTCCTGTTCCTGTCGGTGTTGAACGAGGTGGTCTGGCGCAATTTCACCAATGATGTCTGGGTGAATTTCAAGGTCTGGGGAACGATGCCGATCACCATCCTCTTCACGCTGGCGCAGATGCCGCTGATCATGCGCCATTCCCTGGAAAATAAGGCGGAAGAGGGCGGCAAGTGA
- the ccmB gene encoding heme exporter protein CcmB, with amino-acid sequence MIALFLRDLKLSVRAGGGALIGVLFFLTVVAVIPFGVGPDMNLLARIGPAIVWIGALLSALLGLDRLFQADRDDGSLDLLLMQETPLVLTVFVKCLAHWTATSLPLVIASPLLGLFMNMSEIAIGAVMLTLLVGSPALTFIGAAGAAVAVALPRGGLLVSILVLPLAIPVLIFGVSASYAAVEDPAPFLPPFLFLSALTLFFAVIGPSAAALALRNTAD; translated from the coding sequence GTGATCGCTCTTTTCCTGCGCGACTTGAAACTGTCGGTCAGGGCGGGCGGCGGCGCGCTGATCGGTGTGCTGTTCTTCCTGACTGTGGTTGCCGTCATTCCCTTTGGCGTCGGACCGGATATGAATCTGCTGGCCCGCATCGGCCCGGCCATTGTCTGGATTGGCGCGCTGCTGTCGGCGTTGCTTGGCCTCGACCGGCTATTTCAGGCCGACCGTGATGACGGTTCGCTGGATCTGCTCCTGATGCAGGAGACACCGCTGGTGCTGACCGTTTTCGTAAAGTGTCTCGCCCATTGGACGGCGACCAGCCTGCCGCTGGTGATCGCTTCGCCGCTGCTGGGCCTGTTCATGAATATGAGCGAAATAGCCATCGGGGCGGTGATGTTGACGCTGCTGGTTGGCTCTCCCGCACTCACCTTCATCGGCGCTGCCGGGGCAGCCGTCGCCGTGGCCCTACCGCGCGGTGGATTGCTGGTGTCGATCCTGGTTCTGCCGCTGGCCATTCCGGTGCTGATTTTCGGTGTCAGCGCCTCCTATGCGGCTGTGGAAGACCCGGCCCCTTTTCTGCCGCCCTTTCTGTTTTTATCGGCACTTACTTTATTCTTCGCTGTCATCGGGCCATCGGCAGCCGCATTGGCGCTTAGAAACACAGCGGATTGA
- a CDS encoding heme ABC transporter permease, producing MTDNSLASTKLTARLNALANPTRFLALVARVLPWMAGITVILLAVGLTLAFTTEGDYQQGDTVRIMYIHVPAAWLAMMCYSVMAISAIGTLVWRHPLADVSHRAAAPLGAAFTFIALVTGSLWGRPMWGTWWAWGDARLTSVFILFLMYLGLIALNRAMDDPSKSARISSVLILVGFVNIPIIKFSVEWWNTLHQPASIMKLGGPSVDPEFLRPLLIMAVAFTLLFFTLHLMAMRNEIWRRRIMAQRRLAARVASQESAS from the coding sequence ATGACCGACAATAGCCTTGCTTCGACCAAGCTTACTGCCCGATTAAACGCGCTGGCCAATCCGACCCGGTTTCTGGCACTGGTAGCGCGTGTCCTGCCATGGATGGCGGGAATAACCGTTATTCTGCTGGCCGTTGGCCTGACGCTCGCCTTTACGACAGAGGGCGACTACCAGCAGGGCGATACGGTGCGGATCATGTATATTCATGTGCCCGCCGCCTGGCTGGCAATGATGTGCTATTCGGTCATGGCGATTTCCGCCATCGGCACGCTGGTCTGGCGTCATCCGCTGGCCGATGTCAGCCATCGGGCTGCGGCCCCGTTGGGGGCAGCCTTCACCTTCATCGCGCTGGTCACCGGCTCGCTCTGGGGGCGACCGATGTGGGGAACATGGTGGGCCTGGGGCGATGCCCGCCTGACCTCGGTGTTCATTCTGTTCCTGATGTATCTGGGCCTGATCGCCCTCAACCGGGCCATGGACGATCCGTCGAAATCGGCGCGGATCAGTTCGGTGCTGATCCTGGTCGGCTTCGTCAATATTCCGATCATCAAATTTTCCGTGGAATGGTGGAATACGCTGCACCAGCCTGCCAGCATCATGAAGCTTGGCGGCCCAAGCGTCGATCCGGAGTTTTTGCGGCCACTGCTGATCATGGCCGTGGCCTTCACGCTGCTGTTCTTCACCCTGCATTTGATGGCGATGCGTAACGAGATCTGGCGGCGGCGAATCATGGCCCAGCGCCGTCTTGCCGCCCGGGTCGCCTCGCAGGAGAGCGCATCATGA
- a CDS encoding DsbE family thiol:disulfide interchange protein translates to MAENRLETAEKRGLSRYLLAAIPLAVFALIAGTAGKMLYDQDFNGKNVSDIPSALIGTKAPTLNLPPLEGSNLPALTSSAITGKLTLVNVFASWCIPCRDEHPLLKQLSNDPRIQIVAINYKDKSDNALRFLGELGNPYKAIGIDPNGKAAIDWGVYGIPESYLVAPDGTIVYKRVGPFDAQSIEKGLYPAIDRALAVKAITEPPARP, encoded by the coding sequence ATGGCTGAGAACAGGCTGGAAACCGCTGAAAAGCGCGGGCTTTCCCGTTACCTGCTGGCGGCCATTCCGCTTGCGGTTTTTGCGCTGATCGCCGGTACTGCCGGAAAAATGCTCTATGATCAGGATTTCAACGGCAAGAATGTCAGCGATATTCCATCCGCACTGATCGGCACCAAAGCGCCCACCCTGAACCTGCCGCCGCTGGAGGGCTCCAACCTTCCGGCGCTGACCTCTTCCGCCATCACGGGCAAGCTGACACTGGTCAATGTGTTTGCGTCCTGGTGCATACCTTGCCGCGACGAGCATCCGCTGCTGAAACAGCTGAGCAATGACCCCCGCATCCAGATCGTCGCCATCAACTACAAGGACAAGAGCGATAATGCGCTCAGGTTTTTGGGCGAGCTTGGCAATCCCTACAAGGCCATCGGCATCGACCCGAACGGCAAGGCGGCAATTGACTGGGGCGTCTACGGCATTCCGGAAAGCTATCTTGTCGCCCCGGATGGCACGATTGTTTATAAGCGGGTTGGGCCTTTTGATGCGCAGTCGATAGAAAAGGGTCTTTACCCGGCTATCGATAGGGCGCTTGCCGTCAAAGCCATTACAGAGCCGCCTGCCAGGCCTTGA
- a CDS encoding DUF2585 domain-containing protein codes for MKAVAGAPKTHHAASFWLVVPVIILAVQIFAEHFMGRIWICSCGYVKLFEAGVNTPGNSQHLADWYTPSHIIHGFLFYGLGWLVLRRGSFGQRLTLATLIESGWELLENSPVIINRYRAATMAVGYEGDSILNSAMDTVFMALGFLFAARVPVWLTIVVAVFFELLTGYLIRDNLTLNVIMLVWPVDAIKAWQAAL; via the coding sequence GTGAAGGCTGTAGCGGGAGCGCCGAAAACCCATCATGCCGCCTCGTTCTGGCTGGTGGTTCCCGTCATCATTCTGGCCGTGCAGATCTTTGCCGAGCATTTCATGGGCCGGATCTGGATTTGCTCCTGCGGCTATGTGAAGCTGTTCGAGGCGGGGGTGAATACACCGGGCAATTCCCAACATTTGGCGGATTGGTACACGCCCTCGCATATCATCCACGGATTCCTGTTTTATGGTCTCGGCTGGCTGGTGCTGCGGCGCGGGTCGTTCGGTCAGCGCCTGACGCTGGCAACCTTGATCGAGTCGGGCTGGGAATTGTTGGAAAATTCACCCGTCATCATCAATCGTTACCGGGCTGCGACCATGGCGGTTGGCTATGAAGGCGACAGCATCCTGAATTCGGCGATGGATACCGTGTTCATGGCGCTCGGCTTCCTGTTTGCAGCCCGTGTGCCGGTGTGGCTAACGATTGTCGTTGCCGTATTTTTCGAGTTGCTGACGGGGTATCTGATCCGCGACAATCTGACACTAAATGTCATCATGCTGGTCTGGCCGGTGGATGCGATCAAGGCCTGGCAGGCGGCTCTGTAA
- the ccmA gene encoding heme ABC exporter ATP-binding protein CcmA → MLNKGEITRLNALELAAKRGEDLLFRNVSFTLSSGEALILTGRNGSGKSTLLRVIAGFIRPERGSVLFESPGTEPRPPREVSHYLGHRNGMKAELTVAENLEFWKAFLGQPQGGAGISIEEAADQVGLGGITHLPYGYLSAGQQRRFAMARLLVSYRPIWILDEPTAALDVKADEMFSSLIRAHLAQGGMVLAATHQPLGLESPKQLEMKGFDYGDLEDAA, encoded by the coding sequence TTGCTAAACAAAGGGGAAATCACCCGGCTAAATGCCCTGGAACTGGCCGCAAAACGCGGGGAAGATCTGCTGTTTCGCAACGTCTCCTTCACGCTGTCATCTGGCGAAGCGCTGATCCTGACCGGTCGCAACGGATCGGGAAAATCCACCTTGCTGCGGGTCATCGCCGGCTTCATCCGGCCAGAGCGCGGCTCCGTCCTGTTCGAATCACCTGGCACCGAGCCACGACCGCCCCGCGAGGTCAGCCATTATCTCGGCCATCGCAACGGCATGAAGGCGGAACTGACGGTGGCTGAAAATCTGGAATTCTGGAAGGCATTTCTCGGACAGCCCCAAGGCGGCGCGGGTATCTCCATCGAAGAGGCCGCCGATCAGGTCGGGCTGGGCGGCATCACCCACCTGCCCTATGGCTATCTTTCTGCCGGGCAGCAGCGGCGCTTTGCCATGGCCCGGCTGCTGGTCTCCTACCGGCCGATCTGGATTCTCGATGAGCCGACAGCGGCACTGGACGTGAAGGCCGATGAGATGTTTTCAAGCCTGATCCGCGCCCATCTGGCCCAAGGCGGCATGGTGCTGGCCGCCACCCACCAGCCACTGGGCCTGGAAAGCCCGAAACAGTTGGAAATGAAGGGCTTCGACTACGGCGATCTGGAGGATGCGGCGTGA
- the ccmD gene encoding heme exporter protein CcmD, with translation MKYAFYIGTAYGLTAAAILFMVFWIWLEGRARQKELKALEAAGIRRRSDPSTEKAL, from the coding sequence ATGAAATATGCCTTCTATATCGGCACCGCCTATGGCCTCACCGCCGCCGCCATCCTGTTCATGGTCTTCTGGATCTGGCTGGAGGGGCGCGCGCGTCAGAAAGAATTGAAGGCGCTGGAGGCAGCAGGCATCCGCCGTCGCTCCGATCCATCGACAGAAAAGGCGCTCTGA